CGGACAACAACTGGTCGCTCGCCCCGCTCGGCGGAGCCACGGTGCTGTTCGAGACGGGGCCGGCGGCGCGACCCCATCTCGCCACTCTCGACGGCCTCACCATCGAGGATGCCGGGGAAGGGGCGAACGGCTTCGCGCAGTTCCGCATCGCCCTCTGATCCGCCGGGCAGGTTTCCCCGGCGTGTTGGAGACGCGGCGCCGGGCCTCCAACATGCGGGGAACCCGCCATCGGACGGCGCCTTGGCCCGTTCCTGTCGCGGCGGGAGCGGCCCCCTTTCCGTCTCAAGGCCATGATCCACGCGCCCTGTGGCACCGGGCGTGACGGCGCCGGTCCCGGACCTGCCCCGCCGTCCCGGCGGGTGGCCGCCTTTCGTTTACCAAATGGGCAAATCTTGACTCTTCTGCAAGTTTTTTGATCAGCGCGCGGGATCGGATCGGGAAGTTCCCGCGCCGATCTCGCCGCCGTCCCGGCGAGCGGTCAGAGTGGAGCCGAACAATCCAGGGGAGCCAAATGTTCACGAAACCCATTCCGATCCTCGCCACCCTCGTCCTCGGCGCGACGGCGGCCCATGCCGAAACCGCGATGTCCTTCGCCCTCGACTGGAAATTCGAGGGCCCGGCGGCGCCCTATTTCGCGGCGCTCGAACAGGGATATTTCGCCGACAAGGATCTGACGGTGGAGATCTCTGCCGGCCAGGGCTCGCTCGACGCGATCCCGAAAGTGGCCACCGGCGCCTTTCCCGTGGGCTTTGCCGACATCAACTCCCTCATCAAGTTCCTCGACCAGAATCCCGGCGCGCCGGTGACCATGGCGATGATGATCTACGACGCCCCGCCCTTTGCCATCGTCGGGCGCAAGTCGCTGGGCGTCGAGGAGCCGAAGGATCTCGAGGGACGGGTGCTCGGCGCGCCGCCGCCCGATGGCGCCTGGGCGCAGTTCCCGATCTTCGCCGCCGCCAACGACCTCGACATGGAGGCGATCACGGTGGAGCCGGTGGGCTTCCCGACGCGCGAGCCGATGCTCGCGGAGGGCAAGGTCGATTCGGTCACGGGCTACAACTTCTCCTCCTACCTGAACCTCGCCCGGCTCGGCGTGCCGGAGGAGGACATCTCCACGATCATGATGAGCGATTACGGTGTCGACCTCTACGGCAACGGCATCATCGTGAACACCGACTTCGCCGCGGAGAACCCGGAGGCGGTCCGCGGCTTTCTCGAAGCCGTCGCGATGGGCTGGAAGGATGCGGTGGCCGATCCGGTGGCCGCGGTCGAATACATGGTGAAATACAACCCCGCCTCGGATGTCGAGCTGGAGACCCGGCGCCTCGAACTGGCGCTCGAGGGCAATGTGCTGACCGATTACGTGCTCGAGAACGGGCTGGGCGCGGTCGACACGGAGCGGCTCGCGGGATCGCTCGAACAGCTCAAGATGGTCTACGAGTTCAATGCCGAGCCGGATCCGGCCCTGTATTTCACCGACGAGTACCTGCCTTCCGCGGATGTCCGGATGCTCAAGTGAGGCCATGTGCCGGGCGGGGATCTCCCGCCCGTCCTCCATCAGGCAAGGTAGAATGACGAACCTCATAGACATCCGCGGCGTGACCCACGCCTACAAGACCGACAAGGGCCCCCTGCCCGTTCTCGACGATCTCAACATTTCGGTGCCAGAAGGCGATTTCTGCGCCGTGGTCGGCCCCTCGGGCTGCGGCAAATCCACGCTCACGCGGCTCGTCGCAGGGCTGATGAAGCCCGACACGGGCGAGGTCTGGCTCCATGGCGAGCGCGTGGTCTCGCCGCGGTCGACGGTCGGCATGGCGTTCCAGAACCCGGTGATGCTCGAATGGCGCACGATCCTGCAAAACGTGCTCCTGCCGCTCGAGATCGTGCCGAACAAGATGAGCCGGAAACAGAAGGAGGACCGCGGGCGGGAGCTTCTGGCGCTCGTCGGGCTCGAGGGA
The nucleotide sequence above comes from Celeribacter indicus. Encoded proteins:
- a CDS encoding ABC transporter substrate-binding protein: MFTKPIPILATLVLGATAAHAETAMSFALDWKFEGPAAPYFAALEQGYFADKDLTVEISAGQGSLDAIPKVATGAFPVGFADINSLIKFLDQNPGAPVTMAMMIYDAPPFAIVGRKSLGVEEPKDLEGRVLGAPPPDGAWAQFPIFAAANDLDMEAITVEPVGFPTREPMLAEGKVDSVTGYNFSSYLNLARLGVPEEDISTIMMSDYGVDLYGNGIIVNTDFAAENPEAVRGFLEAVAMGWKDAVADPVAAVEYMVKYNPASDVELETRRLELALEGNVLTDYVLENGLGAVDTERLAGSLEQLKMVYEFNAEPDPALYFTDEYLPSADVRMLK